The Nitrospira sp. SG-bin1 sequence CGATCGTATAGACGTGCACGAGGGAGCTGACACCGGTGACCAGCAGGAGCATGACAGCGGTGAGTCGGTCGATATGGAGACCGATGTGAACGTCCAAATGTCCGGAGGTCAGCCAGGTATACAACGGGACTGAAATGACGGAGCCGGACGCCACTTCCACAAAGGCGGCCACCGACAAGACGAGGGACAGCAGGACGGCCGGAACCGCGACCAGGTGGGCGCGGTCTTTGATGCGCCAGCCGCCTAATCCTAGGACGAGAAAGGCGGCCAACGGCAGGAGTGGGATGAGGGCGTAGATCATAAGCGGTCAATCGTCATGGGTCATTAGTCGATAGGTCACTCCGCACAACGACGTTGGAACCAAGTTTCAGTACTCATGACCGTTGACCAGTGCTCATTGACTTCTTCTACCATTTGAGCAGATTGAACTCTTCGACATTAATGGTCGATCTGGATCGGTGCAGGGCGATGATGATCGCAAGCCCCACGGCCACCTCCGCCGCCGCGACCGTCAAAGCAAAGAAGACGAACACTTGACCGCCGAGATCCTGCAGGTGGTCGGAAAACGCCACGAAGTTGATGTTGGTCGCGTTCAGCATCAGCTCCACCGACAGCAGAATGGCGATGATATTGCGCCGGATGAGCACGCCCACGACACCCGTCAGGAACACGACGGCGCTCAAGATAAGGTAGTAAGAGATGGGAATAGTCATTGGTCACCGGTCATCGGTCATTTGCCATGGGTCAGTCCCGTCTCCAATGACTATTGACGATCGACCATTGACTCTTCACGCTTCGCCTTCCCCGATATCCCGTTTCGCGAGGACGATGGCGCCGATCATCGCCACCAGCAGAACCAACGAAGCCACCTCGAAGGGGAACAAGTACGTGGAAAAAAGCGTCTCACCGATGGCCCGCGTATTGTCGGCGGCGATGGGGTCATGCGCGTCCGGCAGGATAGACCGGCCTTCCGAAGTCGTCGTCCCGGCTCCGCCGGAGAGCAATACCATGGATTCGATCAGCAACGGCACGCAGACACATGCGGCGATCCGCCATTGGCTGTGATAACGGTCGTCTTGCTTGACATTGAGCAACATGACGACGAAGAGATACAAGACAAGAATCGCCCCGGCATAGACGATGACCTGCACGGCTGCCAGAAACTCGGCGTGGAGGGTGACGAAGAGTCCCGCGACATGGAAAAACATGACCAAGAGCGAGAGCGCACTGTAGACGGGGTTCCTGAGCGCGACCACCAGCACGGAGGTCATGGCGATCATCCCGGCGAAGTATCCAAAAAACAACAGCGACATGAAATGTTCCTGGGTTAGGGTCCGATCCGACAGGACTAACGCAACGGTGTTGCAGACATCGGTCGTTCGATGAGTGATCCTATGGGGTCAGTTAGGTTTTGGCGGCACGTGCTTGAACGCCACGTTGAAGAACGCGACGTTTGGATGTTGCAGTTCCAAACGTTTCTCGCGGACTGGAAATGAGCGGTCGCCGATCGCGAGCAATTGTTGTTTATTCAAGTGGAGCTGACGTTTGTCGTAGACCGCCCACTCGAATTCTCTCGTCATGCCCAGTGCATCGACAGGGCAGGCATCCACGCACATCCCGCAGAACAAGCAACGGGTCATGTCCATGTAGTATTCTTTCGAGTAACGCTTCGTCGGTTCGCCCGGCACTTCGGCGCTGACGACACGGATGACGCGCGACGGACAGGCCGCTTCGCAGAGATCGCATCCCACGCACTTCTCGGTCCCGTCGTCGTATCGAAGCAGCGCGAGCATGCCTCGATAATTGTCGGGCAACGTGCGTTTTTCGTGAGGATATTGCAGCGTGACCGGACGGTAATTCAGCAAGTGTGACAGCGTCGCCTTCATGCCGACGAGGATTTCGTAGAACGTGATCGTTTTGATCCATTCGTACAGGTTCAGACGCTTGGTGGTCGCCATAGATGCCATCCCGGTCTTGTCCGTTACTTCATCTGTTGATGGACGAATACGGCAATAGACGTCACGACGATGTTACCCAACGCAATGGGCAGCATCACTTTCCAGCCGAATCTCATCAATTGATCGTATCGCAGTCTGGGTAACGTGGCTCGGAGCCAGAAAAAGAGGAACAAGAACGAGTATGTCTTGACCGCAAACCACATGGTGTTCTCGATCCATGCCAAGGACGGCACACCGAGGAGAGCCATGATCGTTCCGGGGTACGGTGCGTTCCATCCGCCGAGAAACAGCGCGGCAGCGACACAGGATACCAATACCATGTTGGCGTACTCGGCGAGGAAGAAGAACGCAAATCTGAGTCCGCTGTATTCGGTGAAGAAGCCGGCGACGAGCTCGCTTTCGGCCTCCGGCAGATCGAACGGGACTCGGTTGGTTTCGGCCACCGATGAGATGACATAGACGACAAAGGCGAAGATCTGTGGAGCCGGCAGCGCAAAGAGGTACCAATTCCAAAAACCTCCGGCTTGGGCGTCGGTGATTTTCACGAGGCTGAGCGAACCGGCCAGTATCAGCACGCCGACGATTGACAGTCCGACGTTGAGCTCGTAGCTGATGATCTGTGCCGCCGATCGCAGCCCGCCGAGCAGCGAATATTTGCTGTTGGACGCCCATCCTCCCAGGATGATGCCGTAGGCTCCGAGCGACGCGAATGCCAGGATGTAGAGAATGCCGATGTTGATGTCGCTGATGACGAACGGCTTGACGGTGACGCCGTTGATCTCGAACGTCCAGTTCGGGCCCCACGGAATCACGGCAAAGCCGATAAACGCGGGAATCAAGCAAAGAATCGGCGCGATGGTGAAGAGGAACTTGTTGGCTCCGGCGGGGATAATGTCTTCCTTGAAGAAGAGCTTGATGGCGTCCGCAAACGGTTGGAGAATTCCGTAGGGGCCGACTTCCATCGGTCCCATGCGATCCTGCATCCATCCCAGGACCTTGCGTTCGGCAAGGGTGAGGATCAGCACCGTGATGACCACGATGGACATGACCGCCGCGATTTGAGTGAGGGAAATAGTGAGACGCAACCCGAATTCAGTCACGATCGGACTCCTCGATTAGCATAGTCATCGGCGATGAAGAGGATCATCAGGCCACCTTCATCATGGATACAGTCGCAGTCCGGAATGATGGCACATGGGTGATGGGATCGACGGCGCATTCAAACAGCGGGAGGGCGGCTTGACCGAAGTGATACGGAAACCATGCCGTCCCTTGTGGAACCCGTTCCGCGATTTTGACCTCCGTCGTCATTTCCCCGGATGTGCTGGAGAGGCGGACTCGATCGCCGTCTTTCAACGCAAAGCGTGCGGCGTCAGGCGGACTGATCCGGAGCCGGCCGCTTTTCTCGATCTGCAACAGTCCTTTGGATCGCGTGGACAACTTTCCGGAATGGAACAGGCTTTGTGCCAGGTCCAACCGTACGGTTCCATCCGGTCTCGGTGTTCGGGCGGGAGGATGGTATCTCATCGCCAGGCCATGCTGGTATCCGCCGGCGAGATAGCGGTCCACGGCTGAGCCATCGACTTTGGGCGGCAACGGTGTGGGGCCCAGCGAGCCATAGTCGGGAATGAGACTGCGAATTTCTTTGAGAATCTCCTTGCTCTCGGCATATTCCATCGGGGAGTTCAACAAGATGGACAGCGCCGAAAACACTTCCCAATCGGGGCGGCTTTCCCCGACGGGCTCGATCGACGGACGAACGGCCTGCACATGCCCTTCGGTATTGGTAAACGTCCCATGTTTTTCCATGGAAGAAGCGGCGGGCAGCACGACATGGGCCAAGGCCGCCGTTTCGGTTAAAAACAGTTCCTGGCACACCAGGAGATCGAGCTTGCCCAGTGATTGCTCGGCATGAAGCGGCGCCGGGAGGCTTCCCACGGGATTCTCCCCGACGATAAACATGGCCTTGAGGGAGCCTGTGTCGGCTCGTTCCAGCATCTCGACGAGGGACGCGCCTTTGTCCGTGGGAAGATCGCCGTTCCATTGTTTCGCGATCCGCTCGCGATCTTTGTCGCTGGTGACCGGGAGCGCACCGGGCAGAAATCCGGCGACGGTTCCCATTTCGACCGTGCCCTGGTCGTTGTTTTCCTCTGCGAGAGGGGCGAAACCACAGCCCGGCTGATCCAACTTCCCGAGGAGGAGAAGCAAATCGAGGAGGGCCACAGACCCGTTGTAGCCCTGTTCGCTCCGCAGCAAAGGCTGTCCGGCTACAATCACGATCCGACGTGCGCCCGCCGCGACCTTCGCGGCCCGCACAAACGAATCCGCCTCGATTCCCGTTGCCGCCTGAAGGTCCTGCCATGGAGTTTGTTGCAAGGCATTCATTATGGCGCCGAGATATCCCGGATGCCGTTGCGCGAGGTCCGGCTGTATCAGGTTCTGCTCGACGACGGCCTTTACCAGACCGACGATGGCACGGAGTGTATCGCCGGTCGGAACACGGAAATGATGGTGCGAAAGATTGGCGATATTGCTCATCGTATCGACGACCGGCTCCAGCGATTCGATCGTCATCAGCG is a genomic window containing:
- a CDS encoding NADH dehydrogenase, which gives rise to MASMATTKRLNLYEWIKTITFYEILVGMKATLSHLLNYRPVTLQYPHEKRTLPDNYRGMLALLRYDDGTEKCVGCDLCEAACPSRVIRVVSAEVPGEPTKRYSKEYYMDMTRCLFCGMCVDACPVDALGMTREFEWAVYDKRQLHLNKQQLLAIGDRSFPVREKRLELQHPNVAFFNVAFKHVPPKPN
- a CDS encoding NADH-quinone oxidoreductase subunit J yields the protein MSLLFFGYFAGMIAMTSVLVVALRNPVYSALSLLVMFFHVAGLFVTLHAEFLAAVQVIVYAGAILVLYLFVVMLLNVKQDDRYHSQWRIAACVCVPLLIESMVLLSGGAGTTTSEGRSILPDAHDPIAADNTRAIGETLFSTYLFPFEVASLVLLVAMIGAIVLAKRDIGEGEA
- a CDS encoding NADH-quinone oxidoreductase, yielding MSIVVITVLILTLAERKVLGWMQDRMGPMEVGPYGILQPFADAIKLFFKEDIIPAGANKFLFTIAPILCLIPAFIGFAVIPWGPNWTFEINGVTVKPFVISDINIGILYILAFASLGAYGIILGGWASNSKYSLLGGLRSAAQIISYELNVGLSIVGVLILAGSLSLVKITDAQAGGFWNWYLFALPAPQIFAFVVYVISSVAETNRVPFDLPEAESELVAGFFTEYSGLRFAFFFLAEYANMVLVSCVAAALFLGGWNAPYPGTIMALLGVPSLAWIENTMWFAVKTYSFLFLFFWLRATLPRLRYDQLMRFGWKVMLPIALGNIVVTSIAVFVHQQMK
- a CDS encoding formate dehydrogenase; amino-acid sequence: MPEATTQTVRITIDGMTVNVPKGTLVIEAARRVGVMIPHFCYHPKLKPDANCRMCLVEIEKMPKLQTACSTPVDEGMNVRTATTVVNDAHKSVLEFILANHPLDCPVCDQGGKCDLQDFSHQYTATSRFVETKRIFQKEYFSPLIETQMNRCVQCLRCVRYCDEVMDVKALAPVGRGTMTEIKHFGAHPLDCEFCGGCVQICPVGAITSRLSMYEYRPWMLKRAETICGYCGDGCQITVQTKDQELIEVNSAHGAGRNNGDLCARGFFGFHAATNPQRLTHPLIRRDGVLVQTTWEDALEYVANRVGEIKAAHGGQSFGGLISGRCTNEELYLFQKFLRVAVGTNHIDSSARYGHVNGLHAMQLVQGTHRWTVTFGDILDADVLILVGTNITETNPITGLKVKEAVKKRRATLMTIESLEPVVDTMSNIANLSHHHFRVPTGDTLRAIVGLVKAVVEQNLIQPDLAQRHPGYLGAIMNALQQTPWQDLQAATGIEADSFVRAAKVAAGARRIVIVAGQPLLRSEQGYNGSVALLDLLLLLGKLDQPGCGFAPLAEENNDQGTVEMGTVAGFLPGALPVTSDKDRERIAKQWNGDLPTDKGASLVEMLERADTGSLKAMFIVGENPVGSLPAPLHAEQSLGKLDLLVCQELFLTETAALAHVVLPAASSMEKHGTFTNTEGHVQAVRPSIEPVGESRPDWEVFSALSILLNSPMEYAESKEILKEIRSLIPDYGSLGPTPLPPKVDGSAVDRYLAGGYQHGLAMRYHPPARTPRPDGTVRLDLAQSLFHSGKLSTRSKGLLQIEKSGRLRISPPDAARFALKDGDRVRLSSTSGEMTTEVKIAERVPQGTAWFPYHFGQAALPLFECAVDPITHVPSFRTATVSMMKVA
- a CDS encoding NADH-quinone oxidoreductase subunit K (Catalyzes the transfer of electrons from NADH to quinone) encodes the protein MTIPISYYLILSAVVFLTGVVGVLIRRNIIAILLSVELMLNATNINFVAFSDHLQDLGGQVFVFFALTVAAAEVAVGLAIIIALHRSRSTINVEEFNLLKW